GTAATGATCATATGTCTGTAATGCATTGTATGTCCCATAATAGGTCCCATCCTGCTACCCTTTCCCGGGAGTCGATGACTATTCATAGCTATTCCAAAGTTCGACCCAATGCTTTATTTCCGTCCTAGTTGATCTTGATTCGACATTAGAAGTATATTGTTTTTTCCCCAATAACTGAATACTTTTGTCTGTAAAATACTGCATATTTGATTCCATCCATAAATCTATTTTCTTCCCTATGAGTTCGAGTTTCAATAAGAATGCTAGTTCTTACTGTTCATATGTTATGATATGAATATACCACACCAATTCTTTATGTATGGATGATGAGATTCCATTGATACAGAGCCAATTCCAATAGACTTATTGGAGGGTCCCATTGGCGTGCATCCAGTAGGAATTGAACCTACGAATTCGCCAATTATGAGTTGGGCGCTTTAACCATTCAGCCATGGATGCTTAGCGGGGATCCTCGTACATGGTGAATAACCAAATTCCAATTGAAATGAAATCTTTAGGATAAATCAATGCAATTTAGGAGGAATCAATGAAAGGACATCAATTCAAATCCTGGATTTTCGAATATTGAGAGATATTGAGAGAGATTAAGAATTCTCATATTTCTTAGATTCATGGACCCAATTCAATTCAGTGGGATCTTTCCCACTAATGACTATCACatcacaccccccccccccccatttaaTTCTCTCTCTTGCTCTTTTTTTGTTAAACCTAAAAGCAGCCATCACATgggaaaacaatttttttttaaaagcatTTCTAACCCACTAATAAGAGTCTTGAACTGCTATCATCACATCTCCACCGACACGCAGTCTTTGTCAAAAATAGACCATTATTGTATCCTCACATGTCCTTAATCTTCTTTTTTGGTGATCTGATGTAGAGTGGTAGGGAAAGGATGTTAGGGAGGGTTGATGTATGTAACATAGTTTTAGCTTTTTTCATGGCCTTATTTGGTGGTTGTTGGGGGTGGGGCTGCTTGTTGGGATGGTGGTGGGCTTGAGCGGTTGGGTGAATTGTGATGTCGGCAACGAGTAGGAAAGGTTGAAACGGGGGATTATTTTGAACGGAAATGGAAACGGGTAGGGTTGGGATGGTGGTGGGCTTGAGCGGTTGGGTGAATTGTGATGTCGGCAACGAGTAGGAAAGGTTGAAATGGGGGattattttgaaaagaaatGGAAACGGGATTACCGTTTTTTGTGTTTATGAGGGGTGCGCTGTGCACATATAACACGTGCATGAGTACATTTTGTAAATTATCGACAACTAGGAAGATTGACAAAAACTCATGGGTAGGGTATAGCATTTATATTGTCTTATAACATCTTCAATTTCTCTTTTGTCTAAATCAAATGATATAATCCCCGTTAAATTATCCCTTGAACCCATTCGTTGTGCTCTAGCAGGAAAGTAGCAGTTCTTTAATTTAGGGTCTAATGCGCCTAATTGCTGCTCTTGCAGGATTAAGGATGCATATGCATAACACCCCTATGATCCTATCCATGTACTCCTTTCGTAGTTTGGCTTTTGGGGGGTGGTAGTTGATGGTTAATCCATTTACTAGTATTAGGAAATGGCTCAGGAAACATACAGTAAACCTAAATAGAAGAGCCTATGTTTAGTATAACTGAAATGCAAAAAGTTCCATCATGAAATTTTCGATTGTAATATATGCTGCTCAAAGGTCTATCAAAATGCATTTTACTGTTAAATAAGCGTCTATTTTCACTTTCTTGGCTTGGTGAACATCCTCCCTATCATTTGTTATCTTCTTTGTATTACAAACTTCTCTAGCTTTCCGCATTAAGATTACAAGCTCTAATCTTTGTTGTTTTAATCTGTAGGATCAATATTGGGCGCCTCCTGATTTCAAACGAGTATTGTCTGCAAAATTAAAGTTTTTAACGTCAAGTGGAAAACTGATCAAGGTAAATAAATGTTGTATTTAATGCATAACCAAATCCGGTTGAATAACAAATGCAGTATCTTTTACTAACTTGCTTTTCTGCCTTAGTACTCGGTAGGTTTAGTAGTTCTATGAGTTTGAAAATATGACTGCAATGTGTTATGCTCCTTTCATGTGAAAGATTTGGTCTTCCTTCTGTTGGGCAAATATTCTGGTTTATGACATACACAAATATATCCTTCTTCACCACCCCCTCTTAAAGCCCACTGAACCTCATATACACATTGCATTTCTTGTTTTCATTTGACGTGGCTTTCTTGGAGACAATGCTTTCATATGTCCTCTTGCTGCTGAATGTTTGAGAACTTAACCATTATTCCTTTGAGTGTGCATGAATGTTTGGTTTAGACATGCTTATGAGATTGCTGGGTCTGAAATTTGTAGTCCACTCTCTCCctgactttttattttattttattaattgcgTATCTTTGAATTGGTTTGACCTTTTATTTGTCTTTCTATAGGATAGTGAATCTGTGGACTTATATTTTTTATGAGACGACAATGAATATTTAGATGGTATTATGGTTTGGACATGAATCAGAGATATTGATGGACTACTATGCTGTTGGTGTTGCGGCATTTCATCTTTTGGACAATCTGTATTGTTATTTTCACTTTTTCCAACACCATTGCTGGTAGGTTTGCATTAAGTAGGCAATACCTAGCTTAAAGTTTAATTAACTTCTTATTATTTAGGCTATTTGAGTGGACTCATATGGTGGAGGATTGGTCATTATTCTGTTGTATTGAGCTATATACAATTTGTCCATTTCTGATGGAGCCAATggttcatttgttcttttggttgtgggatgtaatggactaaatcaaaatggctcttaaaacctctttgcttcctttccatgaagtagaagatggttgtCCCGTTGTTGaccctctctgcaattgcaagGGTAAGGTTGCATACGTCCGActcccccttaccccgcttcttgcgggagcctctttgaggcaatggggtaatgataatgattgaGCTATATGCAATAGAAGAAgctttaaaatttatcatttggATATAAACAGTCAAATATATTCAGGAAGGGGATAAGGATAGCATTATGCAAAATTCTGAATGTAGTGATTCTACACTTGGATTTTATTTTACTGGAACAACCGTGAAAACCTCCTATGAATGTGTAACGTGTTTTTCTGTAGTATAGAGCTTTGATACCCTGACTCAGCTTTGAAGAGCCACATCCTTTCTTGGAACACAATCCTTCAAAAAGGTTAAACCCGGAAGTGAGCTATTCAACCCTTTGACACCTTTTCTGCTCATGAACCGCGTTATTGGATAAATGTCCGACTGTAGTGATCATGAACTTGACTTTTTTGCTGGAACCACTGTGAAAGTTTCTATGAACTTGTTTGCCTATGGTATAGAGTTTTGATACCCCGACTCAACTTTGAAGGGCCATATCCTTTCAGTGGTACACAATCCTATAAAAAGGTTGAGCTGGAAGGGAGCAATACAATCCTTTGACACCTCTTCTGCTAATGAACCGTGTCAATTTCTAAATTTCTGAATGCAGAGATCCTACACTTGACTTTAGAGCCCATTATTTGAGGATGGGGTGCAGGGATACCAGATTCGTGGTTCGCTCAAATAACATGTACTTCCTTCTCAAATTAAAGCCCCAACATAATTTTTTCTTCTTTCGCCTTCCCTGACTTTCAATAACTAAAAATAGGGTTTTCGATTCGGCACTACAATATCAAAGATTTGGTACACGAACCACAAGGACTTAGATTGCCGGAGAACCCAATTTGGTATAGGCGAACCGATTCGAGATTCGCGGGGGTTACCCATGTATCTGGTAACGCTGATCAGGAGGGTAGAGACTAGACTGGGAATTTTTTTCCTGACTCTTTAGAGTGGAATCATGGTGAAAATCTCCTAATAACTTGCTTGCCTGTAGTATGGAGCAGTGTTACCTTATTTTCTGATCACCCCACAAACCGCAAACTGAAAAAACaaattataacatgaaaatggAATAATTTGGTCTGATTTAGCAAATTAGGCAGCGAATTGCGAACTCGTACCCAATCTCATACTAGTGAACCAGGTAACAGTGGTATAGAGCTCTGTTACTCTTCTCAGCTTTGATGGGCCATATCCTTTTTTGGTACACAATCCTACAAAAAGGTCGCATCTGGAAGGGAGCATAATCCCTTTGACATCTCATCTGCTCATGAGCGATGTCGTTTgctaaaaataaaggaaaataaattAAGATCAATTGTGTGAATGGAGCCATTACACTTTGGTTTATTGTTTGTTGAATTTTGTTACGTAACAAAATCCAGTTCCTAATCCTTTGAACTGATTCCTGTATCTTGTTTTAGTTCATCCCAAGGATTTGATATCTGGAATGTACCCATTTGGTGTAGGTGTTTatgagaaagaaaaaagaaaagaaacaacCAACGAGTCTTCTATACCAAAATAATgagcaggggacatgtttggaCAATCTTTTGTTGGTGAATGCTTTCTATATACAAACAAGAGGTCTTCGCAGCTTGTGAAAAATGAAATTTATATGTGCAGGGGTGGTTCTATTTGTTTGAGGGAGTGTCACTTGCCACCTCCACAATTTATTAGTCCCAGAAAATTGCCTATTGTTAATAACTAATGTGACTAGAGGCCCTTAattgttaattttaaaatgcaGTAAATGCATAAATTAAGTGTAGGGTAGAACTGTAAATTAACTTCTGCCCCATATTTCTAAAAGAAAATTTAACCGAATACGTAAATTTATAGCATATTCCCAAGATGACAGGCTGCGTAAAATTTGAAATCCTAATTTTTGTTCCATGTATTGTGAGCTGTCCATCctttttgatttacttttattATGATATGATTGTGCTGTCTAACGTCCTAGGATAAATCAGCCTTTGTGTACGTGTGCATCATTACAAATTTGTTATAGTGCTGAATAATTCTGAAGAATCCTGGAGGTTTGTGGTTGGGGTTGGCTGACTTAGCTTTAATAACTTTTTGGGGGTAAGTTTTATTTACGCCAAACATCATGAAACCAAACTCTACTATCTTATTATATATCAGGTAGAACAACACTTAGGATACAAGCTACAGTAGTTAAACACCTATTTCAACCCATAGCAATATCTTGGACACACTGCAGCAGACCCTCCATTAGGCTGATGTCTTGGAAGGGTTTTCTAATGTCAGGAACATCATATGCAACCTAGATTACTACCAACTTAAATGTAACACCCCTCCTTTTTATAAAAACTGAACTGTTTTTGGTCTTAACTCAAAACGAGTACATTACTGGTAACATTATCTTTTAACACAACTTGATTCCTTATTTGCCAATCCAGTTGTCACTACTTGAGCTAGACTTGGTCTCCCTTCTTAGAACCTGAGCAACCACTTCCATTGTTCATCTCAGTTAGTAGTTGCATGCTCTAATCCCAACCATCAGCCCACCTGCCATACTATGCCTACTGCATTCACACTGAAAAAAGTGATGTTGTATAGATTTATCTCCCTGGTTGCACAAAAACCTGGTGCATCAGAAAACTTCAGAAATGCTTGGAATACCTTTGTTATACAAACTTCATCCCTCTTGCAAACATTTGTAAACGACTCAAAGAGATGTTGTATAGATTCATATCCCTGGCTGCATGAAAACCTGATGCCTCAAAAAGCTTCAGAAGTGCTTGAAATAACTTTGTTATACAAACTTCATCACCTCTTGCAAAAATCTGTAAATCTCTCCCAAAGCATAAATGTGTGGTAGACACTTTAGCACATTTAGGAGCATATCTGGACTACTATTTTATATCAATAGACATACGATGAAATGATGTATACATTTATAATGGTATGTCATGCCTAAAAGAGAAAAACAAAATGACCTTAACCCCCTTGTCTTAGTCCCCTTCTGGCAGAGAAGTGATTAATTAATACACCATTGGCATAATTTTTTTACTGTGTAAACCAGTCAATGTCTCAATGAATGTATTAGGAATGAACTTGTTTGAATCCCCATCCAATTGAGTCATTTGACGCAAATTGTGTAGATCCATTAAATTGAAGTAGCTCACAAATGTAAAGCTCTATGGTCTTTTTCTTCTTCCAGGATAGTTTAGCGCGTGTAATTGGTATGATGAGATTATGTGTAAAGTATTaagttactccctccattcctaaatacGCCCAACACTTGTGTTTGCCATAATTTTAAGAAGGCTTGTGGAGTTGTGGGTAGTTCCTGGAAATGCATAAACTAATATGCAAGTGGAGGAAATTTTGATTTGTTGTGCGAGAGGGAAATAATGAAAAACTAGTACAAAAGTTGGGTtagtaggagagagaaacaatTAAGAATTAGTACTAAGTGGGGTTAGTAGGAGAGGGAAACAATAAAGAATTAGTACAAGTGGGGTTAGAGGGAGAGAGAAACAATAAAGAATTAGTGCTTTCATACCAAAAGAGGAAGTGTTGCAAGTATATAGGAATGCTGAAAGAGGCAAGTGTTACGAGTATATAGGAACAGAGAGAGTAACTTTTTCTATCTACACTTCTGTGCACTTGGAAGCTTGTTGTAATACGTTACATTCCATCTCTTTTTTTTAGATGGGACGTGTGTAAATCTCTTAAATAATAAGTTATCTCTTGCAGGTTAAACGGAATTACCAAATATCTCCATCCATGGCATTTCCGGAGAAGAGGAGAAATCTTCCTATAATAGCCCAAGAAGGCAGGCAAGTGAATTTGCCAAAAATAGACAGGGAAGATCTATCAATGCTTAAGTCTCAGATTGATTTAGAGCTTGCTAAGATGAGAAGTATGACCCCACAAGAAGCTGCCGCCGCAGCTGCTCGTGCAGTAGCTGAGGCAGAAGCTGCTATAGCAGAAGCGGAAGAAGCTGCAAGGGAAGCTGAGGAAGCTGAAGCAGATGCAGAAGCAGCACAAGCATTTGCCGATGCAGCAACAAAGATGCTTAGAGGAAGGAGTGCTCCTAAGGTGGTAAGACCTGCGTGCTAAAACAACAAATTGTTGGTCCTCATTCCATTGTCCATCTCTTGCCATTGAATTTTGCATGGAATTGGTGTTTGCCATtactcttatatatatatatatatgttgctTCTGGTGTGTAGATGATGCGAGCTTGATACAAGGGCTTTTGACAATCAGCCCCCGCAAAAGAATGAACACCTGCAGCTTGCAGTGTCTTGTAAATATGCCTGTGAAAATGCAATTTTGGTCTCAGCATTGGAATCTTGGTTGATCTATGTCTGCAAAAGTACAATTTGTAGTGTTTTTTTTCTGCCGTGTTTTTCACTTGGCTGTTGTAAGCTGTAACCCGAAAGCAGAAATGTAGGTTTTCATCTGCAGGTCTTTGTGGATAGTTGtcctgcaactgtttcttcatATGTTAATCATCATCACAATTTATTTGTATATTGTAGAACgtataataatttattatatgGTATATAGCTTTAAGCGTCTGAAAGATTTGAAAGTAATATTGCTGTAATCGAATCATCTTATCGACATCCTTTGCTGAGACAGAATCATCTTATCGACATCCTTTTCTGAGACCGAATAGTGAGAAGTGCACATATACTCTAGTAAGATTTGTGCTTGTTTTTCCTTCTGTAGTATTTTACGGAGTATTAACAGAAAATTTAAAGGAAAATTCTAACAGTTAAACTTTATGTATGTTAAGTGTCAAAACTAATTTAGGAACAGTGAGAGTAGGTTGAAAAACAAAATcgaattttataaaattgtcactTTCAATCCGTTTAAAATGTCAAACATGGAACTTATTTCTAATTTTAGACAACCAAATTCATCATTTTGAAtcttaaaacaattaaaattttcTAAATCTTTGCTTTTGAGATCTTCGTTACCCCCCAAGCCACCACTTTCCTTACCTATCGAGTTACCAATGTTGATCCACGTCCTACATACTCAAATCATCGCAACTGTATTTAGGTATGTAGAACGTAGATCAATATTGGTAACaacattttaatttttggaCTATTTATCCACTATGTTTAACCATTACTTTTATAGTTAATCAAATATAAATGTAATCATATAAAAACTTAGTTGGATTAGTttcaacatatatttttttatatagaaATGTGATTACATAAAATGTTGGTTGATTAGTTTCaacgtatattttttaaatatattttttatacactatatttttataaaaatataattcagTAATGGTCAACGACTCAACGGTTGTGGGTTGCCaaacataaaaatcaaaaatcaaattgTTATGATTAACTTGAAACACATAAATATTACTGAATTATTCTTGCGTGGACCtgatccacaataatattagtgtggacccaAAACCAATAATTTTATCTAGCACCCTTTTTACATACATAGAgacctttattgttcatatagtgaCTATAATAAATGAAACACCAAAATTCTTAGATATAATAACCATTTTTTGTATCATAGTAAccatatatttttaaaagtgaatggtgacttaaaatcacattattcaagcacaaccATGTATCAAGGACTCCAATTTGATATTATTTTCTATAATAATCATGATAAACATGCCAAAATAAGTTAGGAACAAATTGTTGATCTTCTTTTAGgcatggtccacaataaatttaatgtggaccaagtccatttaagaattaTGCAATATTACTTCGTTTTAAGTTTGAaattgttttccaaaaataaaaaaaaatcaagtgaaaATACTCATGCAAACAGAAACAGCAGAGTTTATGAATTTATCCACTTTAAGGAGTAAAGCCCAAAACGAGTTTCCGGCCCAGATATTTTCATTATAACTGATGtaaggaaatatatatttaaattcAGTATTATAATTAGCAAAATCAGAGTGGCGCAGCGGAAGCGTGGTGGGCCCATAACCCACAGGTCCCAGGATCTAAACCTGGCTCTGATATAGAATTGCTTCcgtgttcaattttttttgttttagtaaATTTTTACTCCATCTGGTTCAATTTTCAACTTGATCCGGTAGGACTATATGATCGATGTATGTGATGTGAATCATCGCAATTGGTAACTCCTACTACTCTTCTCCATCCGAAGATCTACATTCTTCATTTCATCCCTTGAGATGTTCTAGCACGTCAATCAAAACTTACATATTTCTGCTGTTTTTAAGCAAGTAGTTTTTGGTAATTTTGGTTAAAAAATATTGCATTTTGTAAAATTGTGACTAGAAGATTAGAAATGTTTCTGCAATTTTGCTTGGATATCGTGATTCATGAGCCATGACAATTACTACCCCCGTTCCTCTTTGTCCTTTATGTTTTCCCCATAACTCTGTTCCCTTTTGTTCTTTACCCTTCCACTTCTACATAATAGTCTCGTTGCATATTTCAGTAATGTGTATTTTCTTTGTAATTTACACAAAGTAGCCAGATAGCTTATAACCaaaaatgaaaaaggaaaaaaggaaCTGACATCTTTGTATATCGAAACAAATTATTTCACAAAGAAGATTGTTGTTATCACAACATGGACATGAAACTTCAAGTTAAAGATGACTGGTTTTCCAGCTAGACAGACAATCTTTTCTCTTTATTCAAAATCCTAGCTCCAATCGATATTTTGCAATCATCGTGCTCTTTGCTCAACATACGAACCAGAAATTCCAGATGTGCCAAGGACTGTTACCTGCCAATGGGATACGATAATATAGATAAAATGATACCGAATGGAATAAGTGCGTTCAAAACTAATCATGACAAAAAGGTTCGAGCAACAGTCAAATTCAAGGGAAATCTTTTGAGTTCTACTGGTAACAGCGTTGACTTTAACTACTATATATAGCAAATGAACAAACACACACTTAAACATGATACAGTATAAGTCTCTGTAGTCCACAACTAGAATCCATCCCAAACTGTCTACTTATTATATTGGTTGTTACTTGTTACTTGGAGGCTTTTCGCTCCCTTGCAGatcatttttttcttctttttttttgtttggcaAAACTCTTTTTCCCTAATCCGACTTCCGACTTACTTAGAcccaaataataatttattccgGCTAACTGAAAATGCCTAGCAAAGACCTTTTCAGTTCAATTAACCTATTATTCCGTATAAACAATTAACTTGTTATCTACTTAGCAATCACAAGATCAACAGATTACGCCATAACTAAAAAGCAACACTTCATGTGTACTTTGACTTTGTGAACCAATTCAAACAGTGGAAACATACACCAAATATTCAGACATCCTACATATATATTTAGAAATCTACCAAAAATGAGTAAGATTAAAAGCTTTGTGTACCTTTCCCCATTCAGAATTAAGGCCACCACACCTCATCTTTAAATGAATCATCCTCCTTCCTAACTCTGACTCTACTTTCTTCTTCAGATAGATTTCATCAGGCCCAAAGGAATCAAGGTACTTGCTATAGCGATCATAAGCTGTCTTCAATGCCTCGGCAAAATGTTCCGGAAGCGGCTTCACATTCTGCAAAATCAAAATGGGCTTTAGAAGAAAAGGACTTCCCCACAAAACAAAGCTGCATTGGATTTCATGTCTCATAATACCTCGCCACTCATACCAACAAGGTCATCGATTGCCATTTTCAAGGTCTCAAGAGTGCCAATGAACTCTTCAGCTGCCTCAGCTGCACGGAAAACATTTTTCAGGGCCTCCTTTCCAATGTTGTCATCAGATCTCTTCGATAAAACTTTTGATGCATCCCGGACTAGAGAATTGGGGAGTTCCCCCCAGTCTGCAGCAATGAAGTCTTTGAAAACAGTTTTTATTTCAGAATCTTTTATGTCAGGCAAGGGAGACACATCTTGACTGAAAGAACGGATGCTTCCACTCGCCAATCCGAAGGGAGATTGTTGATAACGTCCTAAGCTACCAACATAGCTTGACTGATATATCTTGTGAGACCCTGCAAGCCTACTTTCTGCAAAACAAATCATACAATTACTGATGAATGCTCACCCAAATAGATGTGAAATTTGTATTCTCGGCAAAAAAGGAATAAGCCGAACAACCAATACATCAAACATAGAGATTAAACTAGGCTAGAGCATATTACATGCACCCGGGTGCACTGTGCACCCTCTCACATTTTCTCCATATGTGAGGAAAAATATGGTAAAGACCACCAATAGGCATAAAAAATACCTTTGGGTGCACGGTGCACCCGGGTGCACCTatgcacctaataattttcaaaactaGGCATGATAGAAGCCAGATTAAACTTAAAAGCAAAGTTCAACGTACAAACTCCTTTTAAGATTAAAAAAAGAATGTAGGAAAGCAGAGCACATGACATCAACCTAATAGAAACTACACTCACCGGAATGTTGGAAGTATGTCACTCAATAATGTGCATTATACACTCAACAACTGTTTATAGGATCGGTTGCCGATTCACGATAATTTACTTAAGTGATCAGTATGTTTAGCagagaaccactatcgaagagCTAGTGTAATAAATTACTTTAGCTTGTTGTTTAATATTAACTAATCCTATAGGGTCGCACACGTATGTTTGGATCGAACCAAATAAGTGCATGAGCCGAGCTCAAAAGCAAGGCCAATTGGTGCCACATCCCAAGCCAAGGCCCAACACTTCGGTAAAGCTTAAGGTAACCGGTCATATTTAGTAAAAAAGGAAACAAGACTAAAGTCTAGGTTTCCTATTTTAGTGCTAATTAGGTATTGGAATAATGTCCATAAGTAGGTTATTGTTATTGTGGTATTGGAATAATGTCCATAAGTAGACAATTATAAGCATGATAGTTGTCTCCAACTGATTACTTCAAACGTGAGAGAAAGGAGATAAAGTATTTCCTCCTTTGTGATCTAAGCTATCACCGTGTTTCGATCGTGCGGTTTGTCTACCATTAGAGGAGCTTCAATTAAGGTTACCGAGGTAGATTAATGTGTACATAAATTCATAATTAACATGTGtatagatcctttgatgttttccACAAACTATGTTTTAATCAAACCCCTTAACAGCAGTAACATGAGCCATCATACACATATTAGTGAtatatgaatcaatatatatcaATCAAGTTTTATGATGTTATTACTTGATTAATCAAGCATGTTTATGTAGTTCTAATTTTAGAAATTATTTGTTAATATGAATTTCGTTTTTTCCCTAATTTCACTAAATATCATGTGCAtttttctatttcgttttttccCTAATTTCACTAAATATCACTAAAGATAGACTAAAAGTTCCATACGGCACAAAAAACATAATCCTGCGGAACCTTTTAGTTTATCTATGCCTTATGCAATTGGGTTTCTTTTTTAAACAATTCCATAACATAGAAAATATGTGCATGATAATCAAAGAAATTTGGCAAAAACTAAATTCACATTTACATataatttcaaaaattaaaacataaacATGTTGCTTTAATCAAGTAATAACAATATAACATCATCAAATCCGATTGATATATTAATTTATAGATCACTAATTATGTGTAAGATAGCTCAAGACACCACCGTTAGGGATTTGAGGAAAACATAGTTTGTGAAAAGCATCAAATCTATACAAATATTAGTTATGAatctataaaaatattaatataactCTTGTAGCGTGCTTCCGTAAGTCTTCTTGATCAGGTTACACGATTGAGAACCGTAATTGAAGCTCCTCTGATGGTGGGTACACCGCACGATCAAACAACAATAAGAGGTGATATCTTAGATCACAAAGCAAGATATACTTCCTCTTTTTTCTCTCACGTTTGAAGTAATCAGTT
This genomic stretch from Spinacia oleracea cultivar Varoflay chromosome 3, BTI_SOV_V1, whole genome shotgun sequence harbors:
- the LOC110776039 gene encoding succinate dehydrogenase subunit 5, mitochondrial — translated: MALRQLLKQVATQEYELVRLRTLSTRLYSTSLKFHNVGESRLAGSHKIYQSSYVGSLGRYQQSPFGLASGSIRSFSQDVSPLPDIKDSEIKTVFKDFIAADWGELPNSLVRDASKVLSKRSDDNIGKEALKNVFRAAEAAEEFIGTLETLKMAIDDLVGMSGENVKPLPEHFAEALKTAYDRYSKYLDSFGPDEIYLKKKVESELGRRMIHLKMRCGGLNSEWGKVTVLGTSGISGSYVEQRAR